AGGGTTCATGGAAGCTTGTATTTCTTCTAGTGTCCGACCTTTGGTTTCCGGTACTAATTTTGCAACGAACAAGATGGTTAACCCACATATGGTCGAGAAGAAGAAAAAAGTTCCTGGAACAACAGATAACTATTAACTTGATGTGCAACTTAAAAATTGCGCGTCGACAGAAAATGATAAGCATGAGAAAAGACCTTCACTGCTGTACATCATCAGAAAATTAAATGCATACGAAACAACCCAAGCGCTAAACCAGTTGAGTACTGTCACCAGGCTGCCAGCTGACCCCTTAATGTTCATAGGAAAGATCTGAAGCAAAATACGTATTATGATAAGAAATTATTGAATATACAGTTATATTACTTACCATTTGCATATAAATATATTTTCTCATGTCAATATGAATATATAGTAACATGTATAATGAAAGCCAAACCTCAGACATAATGACCCATGGGATCCCTCCCAATCCCAATGAAAAAGAACCTGCAAATACCTGCTTAGACAGATGCACTTAATTTTATAAGTACTACTTAACGACAAAGAAATGACGCCGATCAGATCCAACGTGGCACAAACATGACTCCCACGACGACCAGTGGCGGAACTTGTAGATCTTAAGATTGGGGCGGAAATAATAACTTAGGGAGCGAATAGTAAAATAAAAGAATTACCTCGAAAAATTATAAATAGTACACTAGAATTTTTTTTGCATGTTGGGCGAGTACCCCCTCCCTTTGAGTACCACTAAATTTCGCCATTGCCCACAACACCTTTTACGCGGTGTAATATTTGACGAAAAGTGGTCCGTCATTAATAAAGGTAACGGGAAAAAATGACATCCCACAACCAATCAGATTAAACACATCACCTTTATAACAGTATATTATTTCCTTTTCACCCAACTCTTGATCATATTTTGTCACATCACCCAAAACCTTCCCACGACACTAATCCATAACATCTCTCCAAGAAATGACATTGCCACGTCACAATCACCATAACTAACGGGTGGTCTTCTTCTTACACATTTGATAATGTTAAAAGAAAATAGAGCTAGTAAACGTAGAAAGACATTACCAATACCCCAACTAGTGCTAAAATGGGGCTTAAATCCTTATTCTCTTGAAGGTCCTGCAGTCACAAACTAAAGTTTTCTATAAATTTTTAGCAAGTAAATAAACTAAAGTAGGGATCAAAATTTACGTAAATACAATAACCTGTAGCAAGAACGATATCCCCGTGATGAAACAACCTAAGCATGTTCCAGCAGCAGAAATCTTAAGGAAAAAATAAATGATATTTCAGGGATATcagtatttttaaccttttgatgatGTGCAGCATAAAACTTAGTTATTTATATGATGCATACAGTTACATACTCTTATTGACTGTTATAGCACAAATGACTATATGAGACATAATATTAGTTTATAAGAAGATGGATGAAGTATTTGTTAATGTAGGATGTAATCCGTACCATGAGTAGTGGCCGTCTGCCAGAAACATCCATCAAAAGTACACCTAATAAGCTAAAAGAAACCTGCTAAACATTATACTGTTATACACATAACCGGAAAAAAAaggaatttttttttaatatagcgGCTAATACGGAGCATGATTAACCTGAACAATAACCATTGCTATTGATCCAATGCTACCTGAAAAACCTGCAAATACCAACATAATCATCTTTCTCAACCAACATCCAAGTACTACTCAAGATCTTAAAAGATATTTATCTGTaaacaaaaattgaaaaaaaaaaaagatctgaGAAGGCCTAAAGTAACATTCTTTAGGCCTAGagttagggtgtgtttggatgaactaGCTGGTAGCTGGAACTTATTTTTTTGTAAGTGCTTGGTAAAGTAAGTAGAGCTGGAAGCTTTATGTTGTGAAATGACTTAAAAGAACAAAGTAtaaaattctaaaataatatattgaAGGGCTTTTTAGAAACTTTATGTTTCATAAGCTAGTTGAGAAGAACTTTATTTTTAACCTCTACAATTTAAATAAGCTATATAATTTTTTTAATACGCTTAAAATCATAAGCTTCTTAAAATCATAAGCTCTTTAAaaccataagctctactttttaagCTCCTATAAGCTGTACTTTAGTGTCATACACACACACACCCTTACTTAAGATCTTAAAAAGTATttatatcaatattttttttttcccATCAACTCTTCATTTAGTCACACCAATACACTATCATAATGATATAAACAAAATGTACAAATGGTCCTGTTACATATAAGatataaaattatagttttaagttACATCCTTACCAGCAGATATAAAGATGGAATTCACATAAGATGCAATAGCACTCACACCTCCAAATTGCTGCATTACCATAAGTCCAACTCCGACCTACAACATAATTATAACTATAAGAACTGAACCCCGAAATATCAGATAACGTAGGATATAGAAACGGCCAGAATACTTACGATGAGAGATTTGGCATATTCCGGTTGGAACAAATCAAAGAATTTAGCTTCTGACAGCAGATGAAGTTTTTCTGTATAATCCTGTCCCACATGATAATTAAATAGCAATTGACAATTTGTATTAACTAATTATTAAAGCTCATCACATTCTAATAACTTTGTCAACAAAAAGAATTGTCACCAAAAGTGATTATTCGAGTAAAACGACGCAATGATGTTACtctgatttcaaaaaaaaaaaaaaaacgaactgATATCGAAGGTGAAAATTCAAAATAAGGAAGTTACTCTGATTTCAACGGCTTCTTCGATTATTTCTGCATTCGCTCCCCTTAATCGGTGTAAAGCAGACTCACAGTCTTTCCATTGACCATTTTTCGCCTGCAAAAAACTATCTATCATCACTCACATATATAAACATTTTTTCTTGGATTATTTAATTATGCTACAAACATTAATAGCTTTGCAACCAACTTACAAGCCATCTAGGAGATTCCGGAATGAAAAAAAGGCCGATAATCTGTAGAATACATGGAATGGTTCCTGTAAACAGATAGTAAAAATCTGTCTAATCAGAATATTTTCAGGAATCTGaagattttattaatttttttaacggAAAAATTACTATACCAACTAGAGCTAGTGTGCGCCACGGAACGACAATTCCAATAAGCCACATCATAGATAATCCAATAGATGTCATCAGCTGTAAATGGtagtattatgaaatgaaattctaaAGATGaactattaacattaaaattaaaattaaagttaTTAGGGGTTTTTTTTATTACCTGATTAACAGTGGTAAACGCTCCACGGAGATTTTGAGGTGTTATTTCTGCTATATATACTGGTACCTGTTCAGTTATTCAAAACATAGACGTTACAAAGTCAAAGAATCGAGAAAGTAGTTTTTAAAGAAATAAAGAGCATCTTTAACTACCACGTAGGATATAATCCCGATTCCGCATCCTAATGATAGCCTTCCAACATTTAGTAACCATGAAACCTAATATCCAAAATTActcaattataaaagctattagaTGAAAGAAACTCTAATATAAGTCAAAAGGCTTAAaatactttcttttagaaaaagatgAGAggaagaagtttttttttttttttaatttttttaattttttttttttttttttgagtggcAATGAGAGGAAGAAGAATTGCCTGCAAATACAAAATTGCTAACCACCCAACCAAACAGAACATTTCAGCCAGGCCCATAGTCTGTATAGCACATCAAATTACACAGTTagagaattattgttattataggaGATGAAAATGGAACTTGAATACTGCAAGAAAAATTTACGGAGTACGTAGTAGTGGTAATAACAGCAAGAGTTACCTTTCTCCTTCCAAGTTGATCAGCAATCTTTCCACTCATAACTGCACCTACCATTGCTCCAATCGTTAATATTGAGCTGAAAACCGAGTACTGCAagtaacataaaaaaaaaaaaaaaagatgacaaAACTCCAAAACACAAAAATGTTAAAGCTATACAAAATACAACTAGCACTTCAATATTTGAATCTAACATTTAGTATTGAGTCACAAATGCAAAGGGAACTTGCAAGTTTGCATTCTTCACCATGATGTTAAAATTAAAAAGGCATCAAGATCAGCATGGTTGCAACTTGCAACTTGCAAACGACCATGTCTCATGCCTCATGCCGTTGCGGTGGTTTGGTGACTAATTTGTCCCGTCTCCGTGTCGACCATCTCGGTGAAAAACACAAAAATACAAATTGGTGACTATCGGTCAAAAGTTGGGCCAGAGTCGGGAAAAGTCGGTCAAAAGTCAGAAAGTCGGTCAAATCAGTCAAAAATGTCATATTTTAGTTTGATAGCGATTATAGGTACATATTAGTCAAGAAAGTTcttggctttaaaatatgtatataaatatatattaatatatttgaaaGTCAACATTGGTCGGTGTTGGTCTCGAACCCCCGGCTCGACCCTAAAAAGTCCCGACTGTCTCGCGCATTTATCAACCTTGGGTATGTTTAGCGAAACTGGGTTTTAGCTGGTAGATGTTAActttttggatatatatatatatatatatatatatatattttagtatttGGTAGAGTAGTTGAATCTGttaaataaagagtaaaatgacaaaaacTAGAAGCCAAAAGTTAAATGTTATATCTAGTAGCTTTTAGGTTTTTTTCCTCTGTCTAAAAGCTTTAAGCTCCTTTGATCAAACGGAGCTTTATATTAAATATGAGCTTTTTTAAAAGAGCTAAAAGCTCTTAAAAGCTCTGCGCCAAACATACCCCTTGAGGATCATGCTAGAAAATTTCATCTTAGAGCACAAACATGGAAAAAAACCTGACAGAGATTCATAGTCATATTCGACGTTTTGTCTAAACTCGCCACTTGGTAACAAATGTTACAAATTCTTAGACTACAGGCCAGGTTGGAGATctcagatctcggggagatctcgtttggacattttcagggagatctcggcatctcggaaaaattTCGGGGAGATCTCcggcgttgacttacgttgactttttagtttttataatataaatatatatataaataaataaatatatttacatttatatacatttttacgaaattttacaaATAAATCGAAGAAATGAGttaaaaaatccaaaaaattaCGAGATATtatgagaaaattcgagaaatgagcgagaaaattcgagaaatcgtgactttgaccaagtttgaccccgttgacctagaaatctcgggagatggacatctc
This window of the Rutidosis leptorrhynchoides isolate AG116_Rl617_1_P2 chromosome 7, CSIRO_AGI_Rlap_v1, whole genome shotgun sequence genome carries:
- the LOC139859630 gene encoding sugar transporter ERD6-like 5, which encodes MGSKMDEENTSDRLLLITPGDRSNGSASPVATRVVVLSTLVAVCGSCVFGSAVGFSSPAQSGIMEDLNLSLEEYSVFSSILTIGAMVGAVMSGKIADQLGRRKTMGLAEMFCLVGWLAILYLQVSWLLNVGRLSLGCGIGIISYVVPVYIAEITPQNLRGAFTTVNQLMTSIGLSMMWLIGIVVPWRTLALVGTIPCILQIIGLFFIPESPRWLAKNGQWKDCESALHRLRGANAEIIEEAVEIRDYTEKLHLLSEAKFFDLFQPEYAKSLIVGVGLMVMQQFGGVSAIASYVNSIFISAGFSGSIGSIAMVIVQVSFSLLGVLLMDVSGRRPLLMISAAGTCLGCFITGISFLLQDLQENKDLSPILALVGVLVFAGSFSLGLGGIPWVIMSEIFPMNIKGSAGSLVTVLNWFSAWVVSYAFNFLMMYSSEGTFFFFSTICGLTILFVAKLVPETKGRTLEEIQASMNPITIN